A window of Scophthalmus maximus strain ysfricsl-2021 chromosome 10, ASM2237912v1, whole genome shotgun sequence contains these coding sequences:
- the LOC118283938 gene encoding kinase non-catalytic C-lobe domain-containing protein 1 isoform X6, with protein METSGSDAALAYVGRAEDRDGYYDPEHLPPLLEDEENVSLADILSLRDSCLSEEEVWAVCAECVVAMQSIRPSHLFHSLCITPDTLAFNAHGNVCFMEQLSDDPEGSFVPPEFDSTGSTFEGHVYSLGSTLSAALNFVIEPELEAELGEEIQKLLEQMQEENPEDRPLLQDVVCLAEARLCHTSSAAVCRKLSSIGRRVLSIESVSTFQDGQEGSWEARWQHPTPRCLPRRLSSDNNTDDLCSDSSVKANGLSRQQVCGGWDSSLWAEDMDTSEGDGMILADDMDCRSHNSSPVRRRAQQRVNRVRGALNRSCSVPDSNNPPCLSPPTHGDISVPVSDLTEIGADEHLSCESVWSNRLQRLNRGMSCESYRHSSNEDYANLAVDTQMSQENQDAAETSCSGEARGQEWHECESKGCIQDLAFPCAPCQDLEMAQESCGDQSSFDHSLYIPNNHMTKSMLCLNEECQDEWISLRELLTRCGRRLTVNELWALCYACLSSLQTYIDFPAYLCLDTLYVGCEGEVLFLKPKNIECFAGPRDEFYLAPEYQEHGIVTEKVCVYGVAAILWSTAKFGLSPTQKLAMPRKLKRLLLEMAKRTPIERPTIIMAKKSCRDYLSHQGTNAETIWNNLISRIHPPVSESPKAEDLSSKQGTPTPRSLHFHCHTLHPHCPDQRRGLRGGEPKPWSWR; from the exons ATGGAGACTTCGGGCAGTGATGCAGCTCTCGCATACGTGGGCAGAGCTGAGGACAGGGACGGATATTACGACCCGGAACATCTGCCTCCGCTGCTGGAGGATGAG GAGAATGTATCTCTGGCAGACATCCTTTCTTTGCGGGACAGCTGTTTgtctgaggaggaggtgtgggCCGTGTGTGCAGAGTGTGTTGTGGCCATGCAGAGCATCAGACCCTCCCACCTCTTCCACAGCCTGTGTATAACACCAGACACACTGGCCTTCAATGCCCATGGGAATGTTTGCTTCATGGAGCAGCTCAGTG ACGATCCAGAAGGCTCCTTTGTGCCTCCTGAGTTTGACAGCACAGGCAGCACGTTTGAG GGCCATGTTTACTCTCTGGGCTCAACGCTTTCTGCCGCACTGAATTTTGTCATTGAGCCGGAGCTGGAGGCCGAGCTGGGAGAAGAAATCCAGAAGCTGTTGGAGCAGATGCAGGAGGAGAATCCTGAGGACAGGCCACTCCTGCAG GATGTCGTGTGTCTGGCTGAAGCACGGCTGTGTCATacctcctctgcagctgtgtgccGGAAACTGTCCTCCATTGGGCGACGGGTGCTTTCCATTGAATCAGTTTCAACGTTTCAAg ATGGACAGGAAGGCTCCTGGGAGGCAAGGTGGCAGCATCCGACACCCAGATGTCTACCTAGAAGACTGAGCTCGGATAATAATACCGATGACCTGTGCAGTGACAGTTCTGTTAAGGCAAATGGTCTGTCCAGGCAGCAG GTGTGTGGGGGCTGGGACTCCTCTCTCTGGGCAGAGGACATGGACACCAGCGAAGGAGACGGCATGATCTTGGCAGATGACATGGACTGCAGGTCCCACAACAGCTCACCAGTGAGGAGGAGAGCCCAGCAGAGGGTGAACAGGGTGAGAGGGGCCCTGAACCGCTCCTGCTCTGTCCCAGACTCCAACAACCCCCCCTGCCTCTCCCCTCCAACGCACGGAGACATCAGCGTACCGGTATCCGACCTCACTGAGATAGGAGCAGACGAACACTTGAGCTGCGAGTCCGTGTGGAGTAACAGACTTCAAAGACTCAACCGGGGCATGTCCTGTGAATCTTACCGACATAGCAGCAATGAGGATTACGCAAATTTAGCTGTGGATACCCAAATGTCACAAGAAAACCAGGATGCTGCAGAGACTTCGTGCAGTGGAGAAGCAAGGGGTCAAGAGTGGCATGAATGTGAATCTAAGGGCTGTATCCAGGATTTAGCATTTCCCTGTGCTCCCTGTCAGGACCTGGAAATGGCACAAGAATCTTGTGGGGACCAGAGCTCATTTGACCACAGCCTCTACATTCCTAATAACCACATGACCAAAAGCATGCTGTGCCTGAATGAAGAATGTCAGGATGAG TGGATCTCTCTCAGAGAGCTGCTCACCCGTTGTGGACGGAGGCTGACGGTCAATGAGCTGTGGGCTCTGTGTTACGCCTGTCTCTCCTCGCTGCAGACCTACATTGACTTTCCAG CCTATTTATGCCTGGACACATTGTATGTGGGCTGCGAGGGAGAGGTGCTTTTCTTGAAACCTAAAAACATTG AATGCTTTGCAGGACCCCGAGATGAATTTTATCTCGCCCCTGAGTATCAAGAGCATGGTATTGTGACTGAAAAG GTTTGTGTGTATGGCGTCGCTGCTATTCTCTGGTCCACGGCCAAGTTCGGTTTGTCACCTACTCAAAAACTGGCGATGCCTCGCAAACTGAAGAGACTGCTCCTGGAGATGGCAAAGAGGACGCCCATTGAAAGACCCACCATCATCATGGCTAAAAAG AGCTGTCGTGACTACTTATCACATCAAGGGACCAATGCTGAGACCATATGGAACAACCTCATCAGCAGAATTCACCCG CCGGTCTCAGAATCCCCTAAAGCAGAAGAT CTATCAAGCAAGCAAGGGACTCCAACTCCCAGAAGCCTTCACTTCCACTGCCACACACTTCACCCCCATTGTCCTGACCAACGAAGGGgactcagaggaggagagccaaAACCTTGGAGCTGGCGTTGA